Genomic window (Streptomyces sp. NBC_00078):
CGGCAGTGTCGTGGCCGGCGGAAGCACGAAGGGTGCCGAGGGGTCGCCCGACCACCGCCCCTGCGGAGGGAAGATCGGGGCGAGCAGGAACAGGCTCTTGACGATCGTGGGGTGCTGGAGCGTGTAGGGCCCCATGGCCTGCGCTGCGGCGGACCAGCCGATGAAGTCGAGGGGCTTGTTCCTGCCGGGCAGGTTCCTTATGTACTCGACCACGGTGGCCAGCTCCGCGCACTCGCTGTCGGTGTTGCCCAGCTGGTGCGGGTACAGAGGCGGGCCGGAGTATCCCCCTGGCAGGGGGTTGGGATCAAGGACGCTCCGTTGCGCCGGGTTGGCGTTGCGGGGCTCGTCCATCTTCGGGCGTGGCGACCGTCCGTTGCCCTGCAGGTCCATCATGAACACGTCATAGTGGTGCTTGGCCAGATCCTGGGCCCAGTTGTACTCGATGCTGGACCCGGGGACGGTCAGGTCGTACCCGGCCAGGACCGGCACGCTCCTGCCGTGGAGCATCAGCACCGGCTCGCGCGGCTGGTTCCCCTGCGTGCCGTCGTACTCCCGGACGAACAGGTTCACCGTTTCGCCCTCGTTCGCCGGGATGTTCGAGATGTGCGGGACCACGTGGTCCACGGGCGCGGTTGCGGACATGAGTGCCCTCCGATCCGTGAAGCGGAACAAATCCCTGTGAACCCCCTGATTTCCACCGTCCTCTTCTTCCTCACCCGCTGCAACTGGGCGCGGGGGAAAGGTAGTTGACCGGTCAAGGGCAAAGCGCGGATGCCCTTGAACCCGAAACGGGTGTGGCCCGAGTCGCCAGGACTCGGGCCACACCCGTTTCGTTTCGTACGACGGTCAGGGCAGCTGAGCCGCCCGCGCCTCACGACGGTTGTCGCGGAAGTTGTTCACCCGGCGAGCCGTGGCGAACAGGGGGATCACCGCGCCCGTGACCAGCTGCAGCGCGCAGCCCGTCTGAAGGAGCAGCTGGCCGCTGGGAGCGTCGAAGGCCCAGGCCGCCAGCAGGCCCATCGACACGACGATCCAGGACAGCATCGCCACCGCCAGGCGACCGCGCGGCTTCGGGTACTCGACCCGGCTCACCATCAGCCAGGCGGTGCCCAGAATCGCCAGCAGCGTCGCCACGAAGGGCAGCTCCAGCAGGACGATCGAGACGACCGTCAGCGCACCGAACGGCGAGGGCATGCCCTGGAACATGCCGTTAGGGACGGTCACGCACGAGAAGCGCGCCAGACGCAGTACGACGGCCAGGAGCACCACGATTGCCCCGACCGCAGCCACTCTCTGGTGCGCGTCGTCCGCGACCATGCCGTACACGAGGACGAAGTACGCCGGCGCCAGGCCGAAGCTGATCAGGTCGGAGAGGTTGTCCAGTTCCGCGCCCATGGGGGAGGAGCGGAGCTTGCGTGCCACCAGGCCGTCGAACAGGTCGAAGACCGCCGCGCACAGCATCAGGATCACCGCGGTGGCCGCACTGTGGCGGGCCATGCCGGTCTCCTGGTCGCCCGTGAGGTGCGGGATCAGGATCCCGGTGGTGGTGAAGTACACCGCCATGAATCCGCACGTCGCGTTGCCGAGGGTGAGGGTGTCCGCTATTGAGAGGCGGAGGGAGAGGGGCATCTCCTCCTCTTCGTCCACCTCGTCTGCCTCGGGCACCCAGCCCGCCTGGGTCTCAGGATCAATCACGGTCAATGCGAGTCACCCCAGCCACGGTCTTCTGACCGACCTCGACCGCGACCTCCACGCCCTCGGGCAGGTAGATGTCGACGCGCGAGCCGAAGCGGATCAGCCCGATGCGGTCACCCTGCTCGACCTTCGTGCCCTGCGGAATGTAGGGGACGATGCGACGGGCCACGGCGCCGGCGATCTGGATCATTTCGATGTCGCCGAGTTCGGTGTCGAAATGCCAGACTACGCGCTCGTTGTTCTCGCTCTCCTTGTTGAACGCCGGAACGAACCCGCCGGGAATGTGCTCGACCGACGTCACCGTCCCCGAGAGCGGCGCGCGGTTGACGTGGACGTTGAGCGGGCTCATGAAGATCGCGACGCGGGTGCGGCCGTCCTTCCACGGCATGATGCTCTGCACCACACCGTCGGCGGGCGAGATGACCAGACCCGGGGCGATCTCGCGCTCGGGGTCGCGGAAGAACCACAGCATGCCTGCCGCGAGCGCGGTGGCGGGCACGGCCACGGCCTTGGCGGCGCCGGAGCGGCGCGCACGGACCAGGCTGAGGGCTGCGGTGGCGACGGTCGGGAGAAGCCACGGCGATGCTCCGCGCGCAAGACGTACGCCTGCCAGGCTGTCGCGTGGTGCAGAGGTTTGGCTGTGGGGCATGGATGACCTTCGTAGCGGATGATGCCGCGCTGTAACGGGGGACGGCGGCTTTCCCGGGATGGTACCGGTCGCGGGCCACAACTGGGCAAGCCAGGAAGCCGAGTCGGTGACCGGGGAATGTTGACGGGGTGTGATCTTCTTCTCCAAGAAAACACCCCGATCCGGACATCTAGCCCTGGAACCGATACTCTTCGAGCAGCCTGCGACCGATGATCATTTTCTGGATTTCGGCGGTACCTTCACCGATGAGCAGCATCGGGGCCTCGCGGTAGAGGCGCTCGATCTCGTACTCCTTGGAGAAGCCGTAGCCGCCGTGGATCCGGAAGGCGTCCTCCACGACCTCCTTGCAGTACTCGGAGGCGAGGTACTTCGCCATACCGGCCTCAAGGTCGTTTCGTTCGCCAGAATCCTTTTTGCGTGCGGCGTTCACCATCATCGCATGGGCGGCCTCGACCTTGGTGGCCATCTCGGCCAGCTTGAACTGGATGGCCTGGTGCTGGGCGATCGGCTTGCCGAACGTGTGACGCTGCTGGGCGTACCGCACGCCGAGCTCGAAGGCACGCTGAGCGACTCCGCAGCCACGCGCCGCCACGTTGACCCGGCCGACCTCGACCCCGTCCATCATTTGGTAAAAACCTCGGCCGGTGACGCCGCCGAGCACGCGGTCGGCGGGAATGCGCAGGCCATCCATGATCAGCTCAGTGGTGTCGACACCCTTGTACCCCATCTTGTCGATCTTCCCGGGGATGGTGAGGCCGGGGCGGACCTCTCCGAAGCCGGGTTCCTTCTCGATCAGGAAGGTCGTCATCGACTTGTGGGGCTTGGCGGCTGCCTCTTCAGGGGAGTGTCCTTCGTCACTTCGGACCAGAACGGCCACCAGGGACGACGTGCCACCGTTCGTCAGCCACATCTTCTGGCCGTTGAGGACGTACTCGTCGCCGTCCTTCACCGCCTTCGAGGTGATGGCCGACACGTCCGAGCCGAGGCCCGGTTCCGACATCGAGAAGGCGCCGCGGATGTCGCCGGCCGCCATGCGCGGCAGGAAGTGGTCCTTCTGCTCCTGCGTGCCGTGCTGCTTGAGCATGTACGCCACGATGAAGTGGGTGTTGATGATGCCGGACACCGACATCCAGCCACGGGCGATCTCCTCGACGCACAGGGCGTAGGTGAGGAGCGACTCGCCCAGACCCCCGTACTCCTCGGGGATCATCAGGCCGAACAGACCCAACTCCTTGAGACCGTCGACGATCTGCTGCGGGTACTCGTCGCGGTGCTCCAGCTCGGTGGCGACCGGGATGATCTCCTTGTCCACGAAGTCGCGGACGGTGGAGAGGATCTCCTGCTGGATGTCGGTCAGACCGGCGGTCTGGGCGAGTCGCGCCATGGCTACTTCTCCGTGTTCTTTTCCGCAGGTGCGGTCAGCTCGGGGCGGCCGGGCTGCTCGCCGCCGCGCTCCTTGATGTACGTCTCGGTCGGCACCATCACCTTGCGGCGGAACACGCAGACCAGCGTGCCGTCCTGCTTGTAGCCCTTGGTCTCGACGTAGACGATGCCGCGGTCGTTCTTCGACTTGGACGGCCACTTGTCGAGCACGGTCGTCTGGCCGTAGACCGTGTCGCCGTGGAAGGTCGGCGCCACGTGCCTGAGCGACTCGATCTCCAGGTTGGCGATCGCCTTGCCGGAGACGTCCGGGACGGACATGCCGAGCAGCAGGGAGTAGATGTAGTTCCCGACGACGACGTTCTTGCCGAAGTCCGTCGTCTTCTCCGCATAGTTGGAGTCCATGTGGAGCGGGTGATGGTTCATGGTGAGGAGACAGAACAGGTGGTCGTCGTACTCCGTGACCGTCTTGCCCGGCCAGTGCTTGTACGTCGCCCCGACCTCGAACTCCTCATAGGTGCGTCCGAACTGCATCGCGCTCAGTGCTCCTCAGTTGTCGGGGGTCTCGAACTTGCTGGTGCGCTGCATGCCGGCGGCGCGCCCCTTGCCGGAGATGACCAGGGCCATCTTGCGGCTGGCCTCGTCGATCATCTCGTCGCCGAGCATCGCGGAGCCCTTCTTGCCGCCCGCCTCGGACGTGTAGTAGTCGTACGCGTCCAGGATCAGCTCGGCGTGGTCGTAGTCCTCCTGCGAGGGCGAGAAGATCTCGTTGGACGCTTCGACCTGGCCCGGGTGCAGCACCCACTTGCCGTCGAAACCGAGGGCCGCGGCACGGCCGGCGACCTCGCGGTAGCCGTCGATGTTGCGGATCTGGAGGTAAGGGCCGTCGATCGCCTGGAGGTTGTTGGCGCGGGCGGCCATCAGGATCTTCATCAGGATGTAGTGGTAGGCGTCGGCCGGGTAGCCGGGCGGCTGCTCGCCCACGACCAGCGACTTCATGTTGATCGACGCCATGAAGTCGGCCGGGCCGAAGATGATCGTCTCGACACGCGCGGAGGCCGTCGCGATCTCGTTGACGTTGTTGAGGCCCTGGGCGTTCTCGATCTGCGCCTCGATGCCGATCTTGCCGACCTCGAAGCCCATGGTCTTCTCGATCTGGGTCAGCAGGAGGTCGAGGGCGACGACCTGCTGGGCGGTCTGCACCTTCGGCAGCATGATGCAGTCGAGGTTCTGGCCGGCCCCCTCGACGACCGTGACGACATCGCGGTACGTCCACTCGGTCGTCCAGTCGTTGACGCGCACGACCCGCGTCTTGCCCGTCCAGTCACCCTCGTTGAGGAACTTGACGATGGTGTGCCGCGCCTCGGGCTTGGCGAGCGGCGCGCACGCGTCCTCCAGGTCGAGGAAGACCTGGTCGGCGGGGAGGCCCTGCGCCTTCTCCAGGAAGCGGGGGTTGCTCCCGGGGACCGCGAGGCAGGAGCGTCGCGGACGAAGCCGGTTCACGGGGGCGGGCGTGGTCATGCGGGGACCTCCAGGGGGTCGAGCTTGTTCGCTTTCCGGATCTCGTCGACGATGCGGCCGATGATCCCGGTGATGTCGAAGTCCTTCGGGGTGAAGACGGCGGCCACGCCGGCGGCCCTGAGCTGCTCGGCGTCACCATTCGGGATGATGCCACCGGCGATCACCGGTATATCTGTGGCACCGGCCACACGAAGCCGTTCCAGCACGTCAGGGACCAGCTGGGCGTGGGATCCGGAGAGGATCGACAGGCCGACCGCGTGCACGTCCTCCGCGAGGGCGGCGTCCACGATCTGCTCGGGCGTCAGGCGGATGCCCTGGTAGACCACCTCGAAGCCGGCGTCACGGGCCCGTACGGCGATCTGCTCGGCGCCGTTGGAGTGCCCGTCCAGGCCCGGCTTGCCCACCAGGAAGCGGAGGTTGCCGACGCCCAGGTCCTTCGCCGTCAGATCAACCTTGCGGCGGACCTCGGACATGGCCGAGCCCTCCTCGGCGGGGACCGCCACCGGCGCGGACGAGACACCCGTCGGCGCGCGGAACTCCCCGAACACCTCGCGCAGGGCCCCGGCCCACTCACCGGTCGTGGCCCCCGCACGGGCGCATTCCAGGGTGGCCTCCATGAGGTTGCCGGTGCCCTTGGCCGCTTCCTTCAGCTTCTCCAGCGACTTGCACGGGCGCGGGTGGTTGAAGGGCGGCTGGTAGCGAGTGTCCCGCCAGTTCTGCAGCGAGCCGATGACTCGGGCCTCGACAGCTGGATCAACCGTCTGGATGGCTGTATCGAGATCGGCGGTCAATGGGTTGGGCTCGGTCGTCTCGAAGATGTTGACGCCCACGATCTTCTCTTGACCGGACTCAATACGAGCCCGCCGCTCGGCGTGCGAGGCGACGAGCTGCGACTTGAGGTAGCCGGACTCGACGGCGGCCATCGCGCCGCCCATCGCCTGGATCCGGTCGATCTCGGTGAGGGACTCCTCGACCAGCTCCGCGACCTTCGCCTCGACGACATGTGAGCCCTCGAAGATGTCCGCGTACTCCAGCAGGTCGCTCTCGTACGCCAGCACCTGCTGCATGCGCAGGGACCACTGCTGGTCCCAGGGGCGGGGCAGACCCAGCGCCTCGTTCCAGGCAGGCAGCTGCACGGCACGCGCGCGTGCGTCCTTCGACAGGGTCACGGCCAGCATCTCCAGCACGATCCGCTGGATGTTGTTCTCCGGCTGGGCCTCGGTCAGTCCGAGGGAGTTGACCTGGACGCCGTACCGGAAGCGGCGCTGCTTGGCGTTCTCGATGCCGTAGCGCTCGCGGGTGACCTTGTCCCAGATGCGGCCGAAGGCGCGCATCTTGCACATCTCCTCGACGAACCGGACGCCGGCGTTCACGAAGAAGGAGATACGCGCGACGACGTCGCCGAACTTCTCGGCGGGCACCTGGCCGGAGTCCCGGACGGCGTCCAGGACCGCGATCGCCGTCGACATCGCGTACGCGATCTCCTGGACCGGTGTGGCGCCCGCCTCCTGCAGGTGGTAGCTGCAGATGTTGATCGGGTTCCACTTCGGGATGTGGGAGACCGTGTACGCGATCATGTCCGTCGTCAGACGGAGGGAAGGACCCGGCGGGAAGACGTGCGTCCCCCGCGACAGGTACTCCTTGACGATGTCGTTCTGGGTCGTGCCCTGGAGCTTGGTGATGTCCGCACCCTGCTCCTCGGCGACGACCTGGTAGAGCGCCAGCAGCCACATGGCGGTGGCGTTGATCGTCATCGAGGTGTTCATCTGCTCCAGGGGGATGTCCTGGAACAGCCTGCGCATGTCACCGAGGTGCGCGATCGGCACGCCGACCCGGCCGACCTCGCCGCGGGCGAGGATGTGGTCGGAGTCGTAGCCGGTCTGCGTCGGCAGGTCGAACGCGACCGACAGGCCGGTCTGTCCCTTGGCGAGATTGCGCCGGTACAGCTCGTTGGACGCCTCGGCCGTGGAGTGACCGGCGTACGTGCGCATGAGCCACGGCCGGTCCTTCTCCCGCTTGCCTTCGGCGGGCTGACGCTCAGTCATCTATGACCCCGGGTGTCTCAGATGTTGCGGAAGCGGTTGATGGCGTCGAGGTGCTTGGCGCGCATCTCCTCGTCGCGCACGCCGAGGCCCTCCTCGGGGGCGAGGCACAGCACGCCGACCTTGCCCTGGTGGAGGTTGCGGTGCACGTCGTAGGCGGCCTGCCCGGTCTCCTCCAGGGAGTAGACCTTCGACAGCGTCGGGTGGATCTTGCCCTTCGCGATGAGCCGGTTGGCCTCCCAGGCCTCGCGGTAGTTGGCGAAGTGCGAGCCGATGATCCGCTTCAGGGACATCCACAGGTAGCGGTTGTCGTACTCGTGGTTGAAGCCGGAGGTCGAGGCGCAGGTGACGATCGTGCCGCCCTTGCGCGTGACGTAGACCGAGGCGCCGAACGTCTCGCGGCCGGGGTGCTCGAAGACGATGTCGACGTCCTCGCCGCCGGTCAGCTCGCGGATGCGCTTGCCGAAGCGCTTCCACTCCCGCGGGTCCTGCTCGTGCTCGCTCTTCCAGAACTTGTAGCCCTCGGCGTTGCGGTCGATGACCGCCTCGGCGCCCATCGCCCGGCAGATGTCCGCCTTCTCCGGGCTGGAGACGACACAGATCGGCGTGGCGCCGCCGGCCAGCGCGAACTGGGTCGCGTACGAGCCGAGTCCGCCGCTCGCGCCCCAGATCAGGACGTTGTCGCCCTGCTTCATCCCGGCGCCGTTGCGGGAGACCAGCTGGCGGTAGGCGGTGGAGTTGACGAGCCCGGGGGCCGCCGCCTCCTCCCACGAGAGGTGATCGGGCTTCGGCATCAGCTGGTTGGACTTGACGAGCGCGACCTCGGCAAGGCCGCCGAAGTTGGTCTCGAAGCCCCAGATGCGCTGCTCGGGGTCGAGCATCGTGTCGTTGTGCCCGTCCGAGCTCTCCAGCTCCACACTCAGGCAGTGCGCGACGACCTCGTCACCGGGGTGCCAGGCGTTCACACCCGGTCCGGTGCGCAGGACGACGCCCGCGAGGTCGGAGCCGATGATGTGGTACGGCAGGTCGTGGCGCTTGGTCAGCTCGGAGAGCTTGCCGTAGCGCTCCAGGAATCCGAAGGTCGACAGCGGCTCGAAGATCGAGGTCCAGACCGAGTTGTAGTTGACCGAGGAGGCCATCACGGCCACCAGGGCCTCGCCCGGGCCGAGCTCGGGCAGCGCCACCTCGTCGAGGTGGATCGACTTGCGCGGGTCCTTGTCGCGGGTCTCCAGACCCGCGAACATCTCCGTCTCGTCCTTGTGCACGGTGATCGCACGGTACGACTCGGGGAGCGGCAGAGCGGCGAAGTCGGCCGGCGTCGAGTCCGGCGACTGGATCGCGTCCAGGATTTCCTTCACGGTCACGGTGTTGCCTCCGGCGAATGGCGTCTTGAGGGGAGACGCTGAGGGTTACGTCGGTGCTGCTGAGGGTTTTGGGAGGTGCCGTCGGTTCGGCGGTGATGCTGTTCGGCGGCGCTTTGTGGCGCGGGAGGTTGCCTGTGACGCAGGCGTCCGGGCGTGCAGGCCGTGAGCTTGCAGGGACAGCCGGCGTACGAAAGGTCGCTGCACGCCGGCCGCCCGGACTCCTTCAACGTATGACACCGCGTGTCACCCTGCAAGGCACTGAGTGCCAGAGATTGCTCTCAGGTGAAATCTTTACGTAACAAATGAGCGATGATCGATCGAACGGGGCGTGAAAGATGCCGGAAAAGGGGCTCCGACATGCCAAAACGGCCACCCCGAAGGGTGGCCGCCATCACAGCTCGACGGAACGCCTCAGCGCACCTTGAGCGCCTCCTCGATGGTCCGCATGACCTCGTCCAGCGGGGCGTCGGTACGGGCGACGGTGACCAGGACCTCGCCGTGAGCGGACACCGTCGCGGGCGCGGCCGCCGGCTTCTGCGCCGTCGAACGGCCTGCCCCGATGCCCGTCCCGAACGTCTTGCGCACGATGGCGAAGGCGTGGTCCAGCTGCGCCTCCACGTCGCCTTGCCCGCCGGCCCGCAGCCAGCGCCGCAGGACGTGGTTGTGGGCCGTGACGACGGCGGACGCGGCGACCTCCGCCAGCAGCGGGTCGTCGTTGGCGTCGTCGTCGTGCGCGTGCTCGTCGAAGTGGCCGAGGAGGTAGCGGGTGAAGAGCCGCTCGTAGCGGGCCACCGACGCGATCTCCGCCTCGCGCAGGGTGGGTACCTCGCGGGTCAGCTTGTAGCGGGCGACCGAGATCTCCGGCCTGGCCGCGTACATCCGCATGACTTCCTTGATGCCGCGGCACACCGTGTCGAGCGGGTGCTCGTGCGGGGGAGCCGCGTTGAGCACGGCCTCCGCACGGATCAAGGTGTCGTCGTGGTCGGGAAAGATCGCCTCTTCCTTGGAGCGGAAGTGGCGGAAGAACGTGCGGCGCGCGACCCCGGCAGCGGCCGCGATCTCGTCGACGGTGGTCGCCTCGTACCCCTTGGTCGCGAACAGCTCCATCGCCGCGGCCGCCAGCTCGCGGCGCATCTTGAGCCGCTGGGCGGCCGCGCGACTGCCTGCGGCACTTTCCGGTGCGTCGGGCGTGGCTGGTGTACGTGAGGACCTGGCGGGCTGGGACATGACCCGAACGTACTGCATGTGCGCAGCTTGTTGCGCCCGTACGGGGGTCCCCCCGCCCT
Coding sequences:
- a CDS encoding alpha/beta fold hydrolase yields the protein MSATAPVDHVVPHISNIPANEGETVNLFVREYDGTQGNQPREPVLMLHGRSVPVLAGYDLTVPGSSIEYNWAQDLAKHHYDVFMMDLQGNGRSPRPKMDEPRNANPAQRSVLDPNPLPGGYSGPPLYPHQLGNTDSECAELATVVEYIRNLPGRNKPLDFIGWSAAAQAMGPYTLQHPTIVKSLFLLAPIFPPQGRWSGDPSAPFVLPPATTLPVSEPPALYGFPMHVSSKEGFKLAWDKEQGTPPQREPGMEDHAWQAMMENDPVGSTWGRELSPGVYEGIHRFRNSYFWGWTNETVPHTDTSGNHVLGDLVPVAIVYGELDKTANTPASLSVPPALRFSVPALYAAVQGSNKLMFQLEGAGHSVVWERPAEIVHEIAFQWLHNKHKVWGLTSGSYYRDSLGILTPLV
- a CDS encoding phosphatidylserine decarboxylase, with the translated sequence MPHSQTSAPRDSLAGVRLARGASPWLLPTVATAALSLVRARRSGAAKAVAVPATALAAGMLWFFRDPEREIAPGLVISPADGVVQSIMPWKDGRTRVAIFMSPLNVHVNRAPLSGTVTSVEHIPGGFVPAFNKESENNERVVWHFDTELGDIEMIQIAGAVARRIVPYIPQGTKVEQGDRIGLIRFGSRVDIYLPEGVEVAVEVGQKTVAGVTRIDRD
- the ccrA gene encoding crotonyl-CoA carboxylase/reductase — protein: MKEILDAIQSPDSTPADFAALPLPESYRAITVHKDETEMFAGLETRDKDPRKSIHLDEVALPELGPGEALVAVMASSVNYNSVWTSIFEPLSTFGFLERYGKLSELTKRHDLPYHIIGSDLAGVVLRTGPGVNAWHPGDEVVAHCLSVELESSDGHNDTMLDPEQRIWGFETNFGGLAEVALVKSNQLMPKPDHLSWEEAAAPGLVNSTAYRQLVSRNGAGMKQGDNVLIWGASGGLGSYATQFALAGGATPICVVSSPEKADICRAMGAEAVIDRNAEGYKFWKSEHEQDPREWKRFGKRIRELTGGEDVDIVFEHPGRETFGASVYVTRKGGTIVTCASTSGFNHEYDNRYLWMSLKRIIGSHFANYREAWEANRLIAKGKIHPTLSKVYSLEETGQAAYDVHRNLHQGKVGVLCLAPEEGLGVRDEEMRAKHLDAINRFRNI
- the pssA gene encoding CDP-diacylglycerol--serine O-phosphatidyltransferase; amino-acid sequence: MPEADEVDEEEEMPLSLRLSIADTLTLGNATCGFMAVYFTTTGILIPHLTGDQETGMARHSAATAVILMLCAAVFDLFDGLVARKLRSSPMGAELDNLSDLISFGLAPAYFVLVYGMVADDAHQRVAAVGAIVVLLAVVLRLARFSCVTVPNGMFQGMPSPFGALTVVSIVLLELPFVATLLAILGTAWLMVSRVEYPKPRGRLAVAMLSWIVVSMGLLAAWAFDAPSGQLLLQTGCALQLVTGAVIPLFATARRVNNFRDNRREARAAQLP
- a CDS encoding protein meaA, translating into MTERQPAEGKREKDRPWLMRTYAGHSTAEASNELYRRNLAKGQTGLSVAFDLPTQTGYDSDHILARGEVGRVGVPIAHLGDMRRLFQDIPLEQMNTSMTINATAMWLLALYQVVAEEQGADITKLQGTTQNDIVKEYLSRGTHVFPPGPSLRLTTDMIAYTVSHIPKWNPINICSYHLQEAGATPVQEIAYAMSTAIAVLDAVRDSGQVPAEKFGDVVARISFFVNAGVRFVEEMCKMRAFGRIWDKVTRERYGIENAKQRRFRYGVQVNSLGLTEAQPENNIQRIVLEMLAVTLSKDARARAVQLPAWNEALGLPRPWDQQWSLRMQQVLAYESDLLEYADIFEGSHVVEAKVAELVEESLTEIDRIQAMGGAMAAVESGYLKSQLVASHAERRARIESGQEKIVGVNIFETTEPNPLTADLDTAIQTVDPAVEARVIGSLQNWRDTRYQPPFNHPRPCKSLEKLKEAAKGTGNLMEATLECARAGATTGEWAGALREVFGEFRAPTGVSSAPVAVPAEEGSAMSEVRRKVDLTAKDLGVGNLRFLVGKPGLDGHSNGAEQIAVRARDAGFEVVYQGIRLTPEQIVDAALAEDVHAVGLSILSGSHAQLVPDVLERLRVAGATDIPVIAGGIIPNGDAEQLRAAGVAAVFTPKDFDITGIIGRIVDEIRKANKLDPLEVPA
- a CDS encoding MaoC family dehydratase, whose product is MQFGRTYEEFEVGATYKHWPGKTVTEYDDHLFCLLTMNHHPLHMDSNYAEKTTDFGKNVVVGNYIYSLLLGMSVPDVSGKAIANLEIESLRHVAPTFHGDTVYGQTTVLDKWPSKSKNDRGIVYVETKGYKQDGTLVCVFRRKVMVPTETYIKERGGEQPGRPELTAPAEKNTEK
- a CDS encoding CoA ester lyase, whose protein sequence is MTTPAPVNRLRPRRSCLAVPGSNPRFLEKAQGLPADQVFLDLEDACAPLAKPEARHTIVKFLNEGDWTGKTRVVRVNDWTTEWTYRDVVTVVEGAGQNLDCIMLPKVQTAQQVVALDLLLTQIEKTMGFEVGKIGIEAQIENAQGLNNVNEIATASARVETIIFGPADFMASINMKSLVVGEQPPGYPADAYHYILMKILMAARANNLQAIDGPYLQIRNIDGYREVAGRAAALGFDGKWVLHPGQVEASNEIFSPSQEDYDHAELILDAYDYYTSEAGGKKGSAMLGDEMIDEASRKMALVISGKGRAAGMQRTSKFETPDN
- a CDS encoding TetR family transcriptional regulator; protein product: MQYVRVMSQPARSSRTPATPDAPESAAGSRAAAQRLKMRRELAAAAMELFATKGYEATTVDEIAAAAGVARRTFFRHFRSKEEAIFPDHDDTLIRAEAVLNAAPPHEHPLDTVCRGIKEVMRMYAARPEISVARYKLTREVPTLREAEIASVARYERLFTRYLLGHFDEHAHDDDANDDPLLAEVAASAVVTAHNHVLRRWLRAGGQGDVEAQLDHAFAIVRKTFGTGIGAGRSTAQKPAAAPATVSAHGEVLVTVARTDAPLDEVMRTIEEALKVR
- a CDS encoding acyl-CoA dehydrogenase family protein, encoding MARLAQTAGLTDIQQEILSTVRDFVDKEIIPVATELEHRDEYPQQIVDGLKELGLFGLMIPEEYGGLGESLLTYALCVEEIARGWMSVSGIINTHFIVAYMLKQHGTQEQKDHFLPRMAAGDIRGAFSMSEPGLGSDVSAITSKAVKDGDEYVLNGQKMWLTNGGTSSLVAVLVRSDEGHSPEEAAAKPHKSMTTFLIEKEPGFGEVRPGLTIPGKIDKMGYKGVDTTELIMDGLRIPADRVLGGVTGRGFYQMMDGVEVGRVNVAARGCGVAQRAFELGVRYAQQRHTFGKPIAQHQAIQFKLAEMATKVEAAHAMMVNAARKKDSGERNDLEAGMAKYLASEYCKEVVEDAFRIHGGYGFSKEYEIERLYREAPMLLIGEGTAEIQKMIIGRRLLEEYRFQG